A genomic region of Triticum aestivum cultivar Chinese Spring unplaced genomic scaffold, IWGSC CS RefSeq v2.1 scaffold45668, whole genome shotgun sequence contains the following coding sequences:
- the LOC123172253 gene encoding uncharacterized protein → MEVPPPPPPPRPHDGEGEQSMALATQPPQLRVGIGAAPAAHRPPSPSIRARGGGRRRTRSVSVAAAAAEGRAAVKGAAAEVVREFYEGVNRRDLAAVAPLIAEGCVYEDLVFPRPMVGRDRVVGFFGEFMGSVSPDLRFVIDDISGEDPSAVGVTWHLEWKGRPFPFSRGCSFYRCEPDPQRPQQIQIVYGRDCVEPATKPGELALVVIRGVTWILERFPSLADRL, encoded by the exons ATGGaggtgccgccaccgccaccgcccccgcgcccGCACGACGGAGAAGGAGAGCAGAGCATGGCACTGGCGACGCAGCCGCCTCAGCTCCGCGTCGGCATCGGAGCGGCCCCCGCGGCACACCGGCCTCCGAGCCCCAGCATCCGGGCGCGCggtggcgggaggaggaggacgcgaTCTGTGTCCGtagcggcggccgcggcggagggGAGGGCGGCCGtgaagggggcggcggcggaggtggtgcGGGAGTTCTACGAGGGCGTGAACCGGCGCGACCTGGCGGCGGTGGCGCCGCTGATCGCGGAGGGGTGCGTGTACGAGGACCTGGTGTTCCCGCGGCCCATGGTGGGGCGGGACCGCGTGGTGGGCTTCTTCGGCGAGTTCATGGGCTCCGTCAGCCCCGACCTCCGCTTCGTCATCGACGACATCTCCGGCGAGGATCCCTCCGCCGTCGGCGTCACCTGGCACCTCG AGTGGAAGGGGCGGCCGTTCCCGTTCAGCAGGGGCTGCAGCTTCTACCGCTGCGAGCCCGACCCGCAGCGGCCGCAGCAGATTCAGATCGT GTATGGCCGTGACTGCGTGGAGCCGGCGACCAAACCCGGTGAACTGGCGCTG GTTGTCATCAGGGGAGTCACCTGGATTCTGGAGCGCTTCCCGAGCCTCGCCGACAGGCTCTGA